The Dioscorea cayenensis subsp. rotundata cultivar TDr96_F1 chromosome 19, TDr96_F1_v2_PseudoChromosome.rev07_lg8_w22 25.fasta, whole genome shotgun sequence genome includes a window with the following:
- the LOC120250459 gene encoding vacuolar cation/proton exchanger 1a-like yields MASITTGHDHESRLLEEAADPHANIYNNKGGSHGGAGGAGGLSKDMRHGHGRTAHNMSSSSLRKKSDLSLVSKVRCTVLRGFLATLQEIFLGTKLFVLFPAVPLAIAAHYYHLGRAWVFALSLLGLTPLAERVSFLTEQIAFYTGPTVGGLLNATCGNATELIIALFALRRAKIEVVKWSLMGSVLSNLLLVLGTSLFCGGLANIRKEQLFDPKQAEVNTGLLLLGSLCHALPLMLRYSVSSDEQGAVAVPTLMLSRVCSIVMLIAYVAYLFFQLKTHRRLFEAQEEDETDDSVSEDAPALGFASALAWLIGMTVVIAILSEYVVGTIEAASESWGISVSFISIILLPIVGNAAEHAGAIIFAFKNKLDITLGVSLGSATQISMFVVPLSVIVAWIMGIQMDLDFKLLETGSLIIAILATSFTLQDGTSHYMKGFVLLLCYIVIGSCFFVLKAPPLNEAHSVNSSSAVAPKGVISI; encoded by the exons ATGGCCTCGATCACAACGGGGCATGATCATGAGTCCAGGCTTTTGGAAGAAGCTGCTGACCCTCATGCTAATATCTACAACAACAAGGGTGGCAGCCATGGTGGTGCTGGTGGTGCTGGTGGTTTGAGTAAGGATATGCGACACGGGCACGGTCGGACTGCTCACAATATGTCATCGTCTTCTCTTCGGAAAAAATCTGACCTTTCCCTTGTTTCCAAGGTTCGGTGCACCGTGCTCAGAGGCTTTCTTGCTACTCTTCAAGAGATCTTTCTTGGCACCAAGCTTTTTGTGCTTTTTCCTGCCGTTCCCCTCGCCATCGCCGCTCATTATTACCATCTTGGTCGT GCATGGGTTTTTGCTTTGAGTTTGCTTGGATTGACACCGCTGGCTGAGCGTGTTAGCTTCCTCACTGA GCAAATTGCGTTTTATACTGGACCAACAG TGGGTGGGTTGTTGAATGCAACATGTGGCAATGCAACGGAGCTTATAATTGCATTGTTTGCGCTTCGCCGGGCGAAGATTGAGGTCGTGAAGTGGTCTCTGATGGGTTCTGTACTGTCCAACCTGCTGCTTGTTCTTGGCACTTCTCTTTTCTGTGGCGGACTTGCTAATATTCGGAAAGAACAACTCTTTGATCCG AAACAAGCAGAGGTAAATACAGGGTTGCTGTTGTTGGGTTCACTTTGCCATGCTCTGCCCCTCATGCTCCGGTACTCTGTCAGCTCCGATGAGCAGGGGGCAGTGGCTGTGCCTACCTTGATGCTTTCCCGCGTCTGTAGCATTGTCATGCTCATTGCCTATGTTGCCTACCTCTTCTTCCAGCTCAAGACTCACCGCCGTCTCTTTGAGGCCCAGGAG GAGGATGAAACTGATGATTCTGTATCTGAAGATGCACCTGCGCTTGGTTTTGCAAGTGCCCTTGCTTGGTTGATCGGAATGACTGTTGTGATTGCAATTTTGTCTGAGTATGTTGTTGGCACCATTGAG GCTGCATCTGAATCATGGGGTATATCGGTAAGCTTCATCAGCATTATATTGCTACCCATTGTAGGAAATGCAGCTGAACATGCCGGTGCCATCATATTTGCTTTTAAGAACAAACTG GATATCACTTTGGGTGTTTCATTGGGTTCTGCAACTCAAATATCCATGTTTGTG GTTCCTTTGAGTGTGATTGTCGCATGGATAATGGGTATCCAAATGGATCTTGACTTCAAGCTCCTAGAGACCGGATCTTTGATTATAGCAATTCTAGCAACCTCATTCACTCTGCAG GATGGGACTTCACACTATATGAAGGGCTTTGTTCTTCTGCTCTGCTACATTGTCATCGGCTCGTGTTTCTTCGTTCTGAAGGCACCACCATTAA ATGAAGCACACAGTGTGAACTCAAGCTCTGCAGTTGCACCAAAGGGAGTCATATCGATCTAG